From Ostrinia nubilalis chromosome 9, ilOstNubi1.1, whole genome shotgun sequence, one genomic window encodes:
- the LOC135074777 gene encoding uncharacterized protein LOC135074777, protein MHAVGLHSALAIRRERKRRAEQQRAKERRYSLQSSESGVTSPHCSTGSLERRRFKKTRTTDNEVVSSVGMLHLGVVFLVLGLFLIASGWLPDDVTSWSNIGSVSWFNELVCSGLFALGVGIFLIALHKYLTKSEEDALEDYVQRQLTRSRSGHRLERDAETGGMHTKHTRRARASEVLPPDTITETYTEPPPDRAHGFVNALALNGDALRDSPLEQIAEEEISVASENDRRLGRFNKDTYSTPSVAPSLSPGSPSDTRELLADGRYMIMSRM, encoded by the coding sequence ATGCACGCGGTCGGCCTGCACTCCGCGCTCGCCATCCGGCGCGAGCGCAAGCGCCGCGCAGAGCAGCAGCGCGCCAAGGAGCGCCGCTACTCGCTCCAGTCCTCCGAGTCCGGCGTCACCTCGCCGCATTGCTCCACCGGCTCCCTCGAGCGGCGCCGCTTCAAGAAAACCCGCACCACCGACAATGAGGTCGTCTCCTCCGTCGGCATGCTCCATCTTGGAGTCGTCTTCCTCGTCCTTGGCCTGTTTCTGATCGCCTCGGGCTGGCTCCCCGATGACGTCACCTCCTGGAGCAACATCGGCTCCGTCAGCTGGTTCAACGAACTCGTCTGCTCCGGCCTCTTCGCTCTGGGCGTCGGCATATTCCTCATCGCGCTCCATAAATACCTCACCAAGAGCGAGGAGGACGCTCTGGAGGACTACGTCCAGAGGCAACTGACGAGGTCTCGGTCTGGACATAGACTGGAAAGGGACGCGGAGACCGGTGGGATGCACACTAAGCACACGAGACGAGCGCGGGCGAGCGAAGTCTTGCCCCCAGACACGATCACCGAGACCTACACCGAGCCGCCCCCTGACCGAGCTCACGGGTTTGTCAATGCTCTCGCGCTGAACGGCGATGCTCTGCGAGATTCGCCACTGGAGCAAATTGCTGAGGAGGAGATCTCTGTCGCTTCGGAGAATGACAGGAGACTGGGCAGATTCAACAAAGACACGTACTCGACGCCGTCGGTGGCCCCGAGCCTAAGCCCCGGCTCGCCGTCCGACACCAGGGAGCTCCTCGCGGACGGACGCTACATGATCATGTCGCGGATGTGA